The DNA region GTATCGCTGATGAATTCTGAAATATTACCTATGTTCACTGCCAAGACTGTCATTCACACAATTTTTGTGAAATGTAGTTTAGCAGTCTTAAATCCGATTAGAGCCTTAGAGGTCACCTGAAAGGTCACCTGTGAATTTGAAGAGTATTTTGTCCTGAATCATCCAGCAGAATGACAAGCCGACAGAGAAGTGTTAGTAAGGTTTGCCAATCATACGTTTTGCACTGTCAATCAATACCTGATTCAAATCCTGAATCTGCTGGTGCAACTCCATAACCCCCCTTCTTGCTTTCATACGAATTTTTTTGGCCGGTTTCCCGGTTATTAGAACCGGTGCGTCGATTTCGTAATCAATATACTCATGATCCGGATACTCTCTATCTGACTCGTTATCCGACTCTCTATTCGAAGAGCCTGAACCCGTTCGATCAGAAGACTGACCAGCCTGTTCTTTCTCATAGTCTGTAAATTTAGGAACAGGCACCATTTTACCAACCCCTTTCATAGCCCGGCGTATCAATACATCACCCAGCTCGGCGTCCACTTCCCTTAACTGACGAATAGCAATATGTTTCTCTGCCTGAGTTTTCTCAGCATCTTCTGCCCGGAGCCTGTCCTTTCCTTTTGCTTTGCGTTCTTTATTTTCCAGCTCAGCCAGATGCGCACGCAGCTGATCCTGATAATCGAGCAGGTCACCGAGACTCATCGTTCTAACCGATTTTTTTGTATAGAGTGGAATTTGTCGTTTTGAGTCGGGGGAAGGCACGGACTCTTCATCTGCTGCGCGAGTCAAATCAATACCTGAAGCAGCCAGCTTCCGAACCAGCTGGTCGATTTCAGCCTGTCTGGCTTCAATGGTCATTTTTTCTGGCTGAGAGCTTTCCTGTACAGGCGCAGAAAGAGGAACAGGAAAAGCAGCCCGTGCAGGCGCAATCAATATATACAGAGTAATAAAAAGTGAAATCGATAATCCTTTCATATAGGGTCTCCAGTCCGCTGGAAAAGTCAGAACTGCATGCAAGGATAGTTCAGGAACTACCATTCATCACTGACAAAGTGGTCAGGAATACTAACCCCACAAACAATCAGCCCCCATCGTATTATCAATGCCATCTCCCATACCCTGAAAACAAATTGCCAGTAGCTGCACTGCCTAATGATTTCCCAATTCAGTTTATACATCCACGAATGTAAAAGTGGCGCAAAAAGACCTTTTTTCTCCTCTACAGCATGGATAAGATTCAAACCAATCCTTTGTGTTGTGGGTTAATAAATACTGGCAGGACGCTGCGATAAAAGGGGAAAGCAGGCTGTACTCCATTTACAGTGTTACTGGATTCATCACTGCCAGCCTGACAAACCCTGTTACAAGGTCAAAATGCAATTAATATGTGGCATATTTGCCACTTTTTTTTGCCTGATTGTTTTCGCATAAATTCTAACTTTATTTTTAACTTTCTAATTAGCCAATATGAAAAAAATTGTCATTAAATCTACCACATGTGCTTTTTTAGGCCTGCTCTTATCGGGCTGCGTTGGCAGTAATGCTGTTACCGGGAAAGTAACTGAATTCAATATAAAGACAGTTGATAACCGCTATGCCCGTGCGGGTGTTAACTTTCTGCTGGCTCCGGTTTATGGCATTTCAACTGCAGCTGATTATGTTGTGTTTAATGCCCTGGAGTTCTGGACAGGGAAAAACCCGATTAACGGATCTCCACATATTTTTGACACAGAGACTGAATCGTTTATTGAGGTCAACGATAAAATTGACCCAAATTTAAGAGATGCTCCAATAAAAACATCCTCCAGCCATAATGTTATTCGCTCCAGCCAAATAACAGAAATAGATGAAAATTCATTCGAAATGACCTTTAACTATGAATCGGGAGAAACTACAACACTTAAAGGAGTAAAAAGCAATGACATGGTCAGCTTTTACATGAACGAAGAGCTTGTTTCAATAACGACTATAGAAAGGCTGGAAGATTTTATTGGTAAACAGGCGTAAGTGGCTCTATTAATGAATATGCCCACATCAAATAAATTTTCACTCCTGGTGACTGCTGCTGCCATTCTTTGTGGACTGACTGTTCATTTGCAGGCCTCACCCGATACTACTCATATAAGCAGTGCTGAAGTAAAGACAGGGCTTGATCACGCTACTGACAACCCGGTCAAGTTGGAACCAATCGCAGCCTGCCTCAAGAATCCTGATGGAGAGTGGCTGCCCGGACATAATGAGTGTGAGTTTATGTCAGAACAAACCTGTCAGGAACTCAATGGTGAAATGGACGAGTGCGCTTCAGCCTGCCGCCACCACCCTGAATCAGAAATGTGCATCAGCCTGTGTGTACCAGTCTGCAAGTTCGGTGAATAATCTTACCCTCCTACGTTGACGCCAGGCTATGACGGTACTGTGGTGCCGTCATGCCACTCCATGAGCGGAATGCCCGGTTAAAATTTGATAAGTCCGTGTAACCACAGAGATGTCCGACTTCAAGAACGGGCAGATCTGTTGATGTCAGTAATAACTTCGCTTTTTCGCACCGGGCTATTCCCCGTAATCGCGACAGACTCGTACCCTGTTCCCTCAAACGACGCTGCAGGGTTCTGGAAGACATGCCAATCATCTGTGAAAACCAGAATACTGAAAACCTTGGAAGTGTTGCATAGGTTGTAATCAGTGCTTTAACCTTCGTCAGCCAGTCAAATCTTTCCAGATGATTCTGCATGGGTTCGTAGTCTTCTGCAAAAGGTAAAGGAATACCGCCAAATGGCTGACCGAAGATGATATCAGTGTGCTTTAGAGCCTCTGGACAGCTAAGTGCCAGATATTGCGGCATACTCATCCACAAAGTTTCTGGCTGCCAGTTTGCCCCAAGATAATGACGACACAAGGTAAGCAGCCCTAATGTTCTATACCACTCAATTTGATTAAAGCCGGGCATTGTGGAGGGAAAGGCACTGCGGTGGCAAAGCAGCCACTGGTTTTGATATTTTTCTGTCCAGATGTGCAGGTGGCTGCTAAATGCTGACTGGCTTATCTCAACATAGATATCGACAGCTTTCTCAAGGCAGTAAACGTCTTTCAGAGCTTTATCCAGTTGGGGAAAATGTGACAGCGTAAGGCTTTCACCAACATTAATGCCAACAGGTTCCGTAGTGCTTAAAAACAGCTTTGCCAAAAAAGCCAGAGTATTCCGGGTAGGTAACCAGTGTCCACTGTCCAGTGAGTGTTCAGGAATATGGTACTGTCTGGCAATTTCTCTCCAATGGATACCTTTGTCATCAAAATAAGTCAGAAAAGGCTGTAGATTATCATAGGTGCAGATAAACAGGGTGTCATTATCGGGAAGGGCAATCATAATCAAAAAAATGCAGTGAGGATATATTGATCATTGTACTCCTGAAGCTGGAAATAAATCTGACCTGAAAAGTAATTGGCGTAAACTGACCTGTTTAGGCTTATTCTTAAGGGGTAGATTCATTGCTCAGTATCCGCAATGAAAACAGGCCCCTTCATGAAGTTTGACCTTCCATCACTTACCTTATCCACTGTTGCCGCTGCACTGTTACTAGCCCTTTCATCCTCTATGGTGAGGGCCAACCCTGTAGAAAAAGCTCTGGAAGTAACCGGCGCTAAAGTCAATCAGCCGGTCAGTTCAGCTAAGCAGCCTTTCTCTAATGAGTTCGTTAGTGAGGCAAGAGATAACCTGAACAACTTTCACTGGCAGATGGGAGGAGACCATAGCCTTTATTACAACCTGCGGATGTCCGAATTCCTGCCCACGGCTATTGCGTCTCCGAATGATGAGTACCAGGCTTTGAGTCGAGATATTAACCCGAAGCTGGGAGAACTCAGGCAGATGACCAGTCTGGGAGAACTGACCCTTGATGAGTACATGGTTCATCCACAATTCCGTACACAGGGATTAATCCTGATACATAAAGGGAAGGTCGTCTATGAAAGTTACCCTGGCATGAAATCAACAGATCGCCATATCTGGGCATCATCTGCCAAAACCACCGTTGGCCTGATTGTGGCGATGCTGGCTGAAGAGAACAAAGTAGACCACAGCAAATCCATCACCCATTATGTACCCCAACTCAAAAAAACGGTATGGGATGATGTGACGGTACTGGATGCCCTGAACCATACGACGGGGCTTGATAATGAAGAAACGCTGGAATCGATTCTTGATCCGGATTCAGCCGTAGTCAGATTCTTCGGAGCAGGCTTTGGATCACCGAGGGAGGCTACCGGCGAAGTCGAAAGCTGGCTGGATGTTGCGAAGGACCAGAATAAGATAAACGGAGAATCAGCCGGTAAACGATTCCGCTATGCGTCATTAAATACGACAGTATTGACCCTCATGATTGAAAACATTGAAGGTAAACCATGGGTCGATGTGTTTGAGGAGCGGGTCTGGTCAAAAATGATGGCCCGACAACCTGCGCTTTTCAATCTTACACCCGACGGTACCGCCCTGCCGGTAGGGCTGATGTCATCAACGCTGGAAGACATGGCCCGATTTGGACTGCTGTTTACCCCCAGCTGGGAAACCTCAGCTGTTGAACCTGTCGTCAGTAATGAGATGTTGAATCGCATTTATAACAGTGGGAATCAGGCTTCCTACAAAGGAAGCAGTAAGTATGAAAGTGCGCCTTCCATGTTTAATGATCAGGCAAAGTATCAGTCTTACCAGTTTGATTTTGTCTTTTCCGACGGAGCCATAGCAAAAAGCGGTAACTTGGGACAAATGTTGTATATTGATCCAGTCAAAGACTTTGTGGGTGTTGTATTCTCGACTAATCCCTACCATTCTGGATTTGGCGAGTTCAAAGCTGCGGCCTATATGAGAGCAGCATCCCAGATGCTGAGTACTCCCTGAGATCATCCAACGAATGATCGCATATTCGTCAGCATACTCATCTGACAAACCTGAGAAGAATAGCTCCCGGAATACATCCGGGAGCTATAGGCGTAAATAAAGCAAATATTACTTCATTTTAACAACCAGCAGGTCGTCAGCGCCTTCAGATACGGAGCCGGAAGACTTTTCCAGAGACTCAACGTCGTCCATGTTGGAGATAACTACTGGAGTGATAACGCTCTTGGCGTTCGCTTTCAGGAAATCCAGGTCTACTTCGATGATAGTGTCGCCCGCCTTAACGGTCTGACCTTCAGAAGCGATACGCTTGAAACCTTCGCCTTTCAGTTCAACAGTGTCGATACCGAAGTGTACGAACAGCTCAACACCGGATGGAGTCGCCATGCTGAACGCATGGTTGGTTTCGAAGATTTTGCCAATTTCACCGTCGCAAGGAGCAACCATTTTGTTGCCAGTCGGGTTGATTGCGATACCGTCGCCAACTACTTTCTCAGAAAATACCGCGTCTGGCACTTCTTCGATAGCTACGATCTCACCCGTCAGAGGTGACTTGATCACAGTGCCTTCATCGCCACCGAGACCCATGCTTTTCTTGATTGAATCAAACAGACCCATACTACTTATCCCACATAATAAGATGGATTGGATTTTAGACGGTTAATGACCGTTTCTGTAAATTAATGGCTGGAACCGGCACGACAGCTTTAAGCCCGACAGGTTCCTATATAGCTGCATCTATATGCACCATTAACAAAAAACGCCCCGCCAGAGCGGGGCATTTCTTTAATAACTCTCTATTTATCAGACAGTCACAATATCTGCAACCCTCAGTAGCGCATCATCAATGGCATTATGCTTGCTGATGGCTTCCTCCAGAGGCGTTGTCACGATTTTCTGGTCACGAACACCGACCATTACGCCGCTGAGACCTTCACGCAGTTTCTCAACAGCTGCAACACCCAGACGACTAGCCAGTACACGGTCTGAACAGGTTGGCTTACCACCACGCTGAATGTGACCCAGAACAGTGACCTTCACTTCGTACTCCGGGAAGCTTTCTTCGACTGCGCGACCCAGCTCAACCACACCGCCAATCTTTTCACCTTCAGACACAACAACAATGCTGGAGGTTTTACCGGCACGACCGCTGTTTTCCAGAGAATCCATCAGCTTTTCTACAGAGTGGTCTTCTTCCGGAATCAGGATCTCTTCAGCGCCTGCTGCAATACCACTGTTCAGGGCGATAAAACCAGCATCACGTCCCATGACTTCGATCAGGAACAGACGGTTATGAGAGGTTGCAGTGTCACGAATTTTGTCGATGGCTTCTACCGCTGTATTCAGGGCAGTGTCATAACCGATGGTAAAGTCAGTACCAAAGATATCGTTGTCGATAGTACCCGGCACACCAATGCAAGGCAGGCCATGTTCTTTTTCAATCAGCATGGCACCGGTGAAGGAGCCATCACCACCAATAACAACCAGTCCGTCAAGACCAGCAGCTTTGGCATTTTCAAACGCTTTGGCACGACCTTCAGGGGTACGGAACTCTGCACAACGGGCAGATTTCAGGAAAGTACCACCCTGGTTAATAATGTTGGCAACGGAGCGGGCATTAACCTCTTCCAGGTTATTTTCAATCAGACCCTTATAGCCTTCATGAATCGCTACCGGCTGAACGCCGTAGTAAATGCAGCTGCGTACAACGGAACGAATGGCAGCATTCATACCCGGAGCGTCGCCACCCGAAGTTAGAACGCCAATTTTTTTCATCTCTGCCATGGTTCTGTTCGTCTCCCTAGTCTTGAAACTTGTCTGAAACTTGCGTTAAAACTCGCGCCAGAACTCGCTCAAAAAAGCCTCTTCCGGAATAGGTGTGAAGATGACTCACAGCGCTTTCAGTGCGACAGACTTATTTAACAGTAATGATCTGCATGGTATTGGTGCCTCCTTCAACCTCTTCACTCTCACCTTTGGTCAGAATGATACGGTCGCCTGGCTCCAGCAAACCACGCTCTTTCAATTCTTTAATAGCACGGTCACTGACTTCAGAACCGTACCTGGTGCCACTGTCAAAAGCGACAGCCTCGACCCCTCGATACAGAGCGACACGGCGCTCGGTCGTTTTGTAACGGGTCAGCGCAATAATAGGCAGCTCGGTGTTAATGCGAGACACCCATAAAGGTGTTGCTCCGGATTTGGTCAGGCAGACAATGGCCTTGACCCCCAAGTTGTTCGCTGCATAGGTGGCTGCAAGCGCGATGGCTTCGTCAGTTTCTTCAAAACTGCCAACAGCTTCACGATCAACATGGGCAATCAGTTCCGGGTTTTTCTCAGCACCGACACAAATGCGTGCCATTGCCCTGACCACCTCATGAGGGCGTTTTCCCGTTGCTGTTTCACCGGACAGCATCACTGCGTCAGTGCCGTCCAGCACAGCATTGGCCACATCAAACACTTCCGCACGGGTCGGCTGAGTGTTGTGAATCATAGACTCCATCATCTGGGTCGCAGTAATCACCGGACGGTTCAGACGGCGCGCTTCATTGATCATATTCTTCTGAACACCAATCAACTCAGCATCGCCGATCTCTACGCCCAGATCTCCCCGGGCCACCATCACGGCATCGGATGCGCGTATAACCGCTTCGAGCAATTCCGGATCAGATACCACTTCGGCCCTTTCGATCTTGGACAGAATGGAAGCACTGCCACCGGCCTGATTCATCAGTGTGCGCGCCAGTTCAATATCTTCAGGATTGCGGACAAAGGATACCGCCAGGTAATCGACGCCAATATCGGCTGCCAGCCTGATATCATCCTTGTCCTTATCGGTCAGCGCATCTGCCGACAAGCCACCACCGGCCAGGTTAATACCTTTGTTGTTCGACAGCTCACCACCATCCAGAGTGGTAGTCACGATACGGGAGCCATCAATGTTTACGACCTGCAGGCTTAAACGACCATCGTCGAGCAACAGGACATCGCCCACCTTGCAGTCATTTGGCAAGTCTTTGTAGGCAAGCCCAACCTGAGTCTCATCCCCTGCATCAACAGGCAGCTCTGCATCCAGAACAAATTCAGCCCCGTCGGGCAAATGGATTTTACCGTTCTGGAAGCGCCCTATACGTATTTTTGGTCCCTGAAGATCACCCAGTATGGCGATACTGCGTCCAAGGCGGGTAGAAATGGTACGAACCTGCTCCGCACGGGTTCGGTGGTCTTCTGCATCACCGTGTGAAAAATTCAGGCGGACAACATTGACACCGGCCTCAATCAGCTTTGTTAACTGCTCATCGGTCTGAGTAGCAGGACCGAGTGTAGCGACTATCTTCGTGCGTCTGAGCTGCGTGCGTCTGAGCATGTTATCCTCTCAAGTTTGACCTGTATGTGGGTCACCTGTGTGGCAGTTTGTACCGGGACAGCTAACTCTCAACTCACGATCACTTCATGATTTATTCATGGTGACCACATGATGAATACACGATACGTCAAACAACAGAAAAAAGAAGGCAGTCTCCCTGGACAGTATAGCCCTTGACCTAACGAGCACCGTCTTCTTTTTACTACTGCTTTTACGACAAAAACACAGGCCCACAAAGAGCCTGTGTTTTTAGTCAAACATCACTTAGGCGTTCATGAAAGCCTTAGCGGTGTCCAGCATACGGTTGGAGAAGCCCCACTCGTTGTCGTACCAGGACATTACCTTAACCAGGTTGCCTTGTACGCGAGTCTGGGTCGCATCGAAGCTGGAGGAGAACGGGCTGTGGTTGAAGTCCATGGAAACCAGAGGCTCGTAGTTCACGTGCAGAACCTTGCTCATAGCTTCGGAAGACTTGGCAGCAGCAGCAACGATTTCGTTAACTTCTTCAACAGTGGTTTCGCGGCCAGCAACGAAGCTCAGGTCAACCAGAGATACGTTGATAGTAGGTACGCGAACAGCCATGCCGTCGAACTTGCCTTTCAGTTCTGGAACTACCAGACCAACAGCAGCAGCAGCACCAGTAGCGGTTGGGATCATGTTCTGTGCAGCAGCACGGGCACGATACAGGTCGCTGTGGTATACGTCGCTCAGACGCTGGTCATTGGTGTACGCGTGGATAGTGGTCATCAGACCTTTGTCGATACCCAGAGCGTCGTTCAGAGGCTTGGCGATTGGAGCCAGGCAGTTGGTGGTGCAAGACGCGTTAGAGATAACGGTCATGTCGGAAGTCAGAGTCTCGTGGTTAACACCGTAAACGATAGTAGCGTCTACGTTAGAACCAGGAGCAGAGATGATTACCTTCTTGGCACCAGCGTCCAGGTGAGGCTTACAAGCATCCTTGGAGCGGAATACGCCAGTACATTCGAATACTACGTCCACACCCAGGTCAGCCCAAGGCAGGTTAGAAGGATCACGCTCGGAGAAAGTTTTGATTTCGTCGCCGTTTACGAACAGCGCGTTCTCACCTTCTTCAACCTGAGCGTTGAAACGACCGTGTACAGTATCGTACTTGGTCAGGTGTGCATTAATTTTTGCATCGCCCAGGTCGTTGATAGCAACGATCTGGTATTCATCACGGCGACCTGCTTCATACAGTGCGCGCAGAACATTACGGCCGATACGGCCATAGCCGTTGATAGCGATTTTGATCATGACGTCTCCAATACCCTTAGTCACAGCGGACAAGCCGCTATAGCCTTTAGTAAATAGGATTTTTTGTGCGAATACAGCCTAGTGAAAATACCTACAAAACTCTATGAACACCTTGAAACACAAGGGTTTACAGATCTTGTCAGGCTCGCAAAACAAATATTCACACATCAGGACAGCGCCCGGCAGGCCGTTCACAGGATGGACAACAAACACCCAAACCCACTCCGATCATTACAGCAAAATGCACTACAAGATACAGATGTGAACACGCTATACCACCCAACTCAAAAAACTGATCCTGATCAATAAAATCAACTATTGATAAACTCCTGGGCCTGTATCGCAAACATACTCAAAAGACATCACCCTCCGGTACACTTTTGTCAGGCTTTTCGTCATCAACAGCTGTCTGCCGAAAGAGCTGTCTATCGAAAGAGCTGTCTATCGAAAGAGCATTGTTCCCAAACGACAAAAGCCGAGCTTCCCTGCAAAGCATCAGCGATAAGACAACATCATGTCGCTACCTGACACTTCCCAGTTTGCTCAGCTTATTCCAGAGGCCTGCCGGACTTAAAACGACCCAACAGGCTCCTGATAATTTCTTATTGCTTCGCCAGCAGACTGAAATATAGCCACCAATAGCAGCTATACCTAACTTTTGATGAATTTCAACGATAAATCAGTCTTTGAAAAAGCCATCAAACATCTGCAGGCAGATCCAGGAAATCCCGGACCGCAAAAGTTTTTACTTCAGGGTAGTGATGAACTCAGCCAGGTGAGATACAGCACCTTCAGCGCCTTCACCTTCACCGATAATGGTCACAGTAGAACCCTGAGTCAGGCCCAGAGTCTGCAGCTTGAACAGACTCTTGGCGCTGGCCTGCTTACCGCCTGCTTCCAGTTTAATGTCGCATTCGAAGCCTTTGGCTTCTTTTACGAACTGAGCAGCTGGACGAGTGTGCAGGCCATTTTCAGCAGTAATAACTACGTCTTTTTTAAACATTGTATTTCTCTCAATAACGTGGAGATCTTGCGAGCGATGAAGAAGCTGAATTCCAGAAGGATAAGCCAGCCTCTTCGGATGCTCAAATTAAAACCAGTGGGGTTGCACAACGGCAACCCCTTACAATTCTATTGGAATAAAAAGCGAAACGAATTGATATAGCGGTTTATCGCTATTGCTATTCTCCACGCCAATTACCCAAAACAAGCGCTAAGCCATCTCCAGCTTGATTTCACCGGCAATAATTTCAGCCTGTGGACCAAGGATTACCTGAAGATTATTGGAACCCAGCTTTACAACTCCCTTCGCCCCCATGGCTTTAAGGCCTGACTCATCAATCCTGTCACGATCTGCCAGAGTCAGTCGCAAGCGGGTAATGCAGGCAGAAACAGACTCAAGGTTATCTTTACCACCCAGCAGTGCAATGTAGTGTTTCGCCCGGTCGGAGTCCGAAACCACCCTGACCGGTTTCTGCTCAACCTCATCGTCATCACGACCCGGAGTTTTCAGATTGAACACCTTGATCGCAAAATAGAAGGTGCAGAAGTAAACCACAGCAAAGGCCAGGCCAATAATGACCAGGGTTACGGGCTTGGTGGCCAGTCCCCAGTTAAGTACCATATCAAAGGCACCCGCTGAAAAACCAAAGCCATGCAGTACTCCAAACAGATTGGTCACGACCAGTGACAATCCTGTCAGCACAGCATGAACGGCATACAGCCCTGGCGCCAGAAAGACAAACAGGAATTCCAGAGGCTCAGTGACGCCCGTAAGGAACGCGGTCAGTCCAACCGAAAAAAGCAATCCGCCCACTTTTGCGCGATTCTTCCCGGGAGCAGCAAGATACATCGCCAGGGCAGCTGCTGGCAAGCCAAACATCATAACCGGATAAAAACCAGCCATGAAGACACCGGCGGTAGGATCGCCAGCAAAGAAGCGTGGCAGGTCACCATTAACGATTTCACCTGCAGCATTGGTAAATTCGCCAAGACCAAACCAGAAAATAGAGTTAACCACATGATGCAGGCCAACAGGAATCAGGCCCCTGTTGAGTACTCCATAAACGAATTGCCCAACGGACCCGGATTCAGCAACACCGCTGGC from Endozoicomonas sp. NE40 includes:
- the crr gene encoding PTS glucose transporter subunit IIA; translated protein: MGLFDSIKKSMGLGGDEGTVIKSPLTGEIVAIEEVPDAVFSEKVVGDGIAINPTGNKMVAPCDGEIGKIFETNHAFSMATPSGVELFVHFGIDTVELKGEGFKRIASEGQTVKAGDTIIEVDLDFLKANAKSVITPVVISNMDDVESLEKSSGSVSEGADDLLVVKMK
- the pfkA gene encoding 6-phosphofructokinase translates to MAEMKKIGVLTSGGDAPGMNAAIRSVVRSCIYYGVQPVAIHEGYKGLIENNLEEVNARSVANIINQGGTFLKSARCAEFRTPEGRAKAFENAKAAGLDGLVVIGGDGSFTGAMLIEKEHGLPCIGVPGTIDNDIFGTDFTIGYDTALNTAVEAIDKIRDTATSHNRLFLIEVMGRDAGFIALNSGIAAGAEEILIPEEDHSVEKLMDSLENSGRAGKTSSIVVVSEGEKIGGVVELGRAVEESFPEYEVKVTVLGHIQRGGKPTCSDRVLASRLGVAAVEKLREGLSGVMVGVRDQKIVTTPLEEAISKHNAIDDALLRVADIVTV
- a CDS encoding HPr family phosphocarrier protein, producing MFKKDVVITAENGLHTRPAAQFVKEAKGFECDIKLEAGGKQASAKSLFKLQTLGLTQGSTVTIIGEGEGAEGAVSHLAEFITTLK
- the nagE gene encoding N-acetylglucosamine-specific PTS transporter subunit IIBC; this encodes MLPIATLPVAAILLRVGQPDLLDIAFVAEAGNAIFSHLPLLFAMGIAAGLAEDDAGSAVLAGAVGYFVLTAAAKTINADIDMSFFGGIIAGIIAGHSYNKFHRVQLPQYLAFFGGKRLVPIMTGLIALAASVVAGFVWPAIQSGINAFASGVAESGSVGQFVYGVLNRGLIPVGLHHVVNSIFWFGLGEFTNAAGEIVNGDLPRFFAGDPTAGVFMAGFYPVMMFGLPAAALAMYLAAPGKNRAKVGGLLFSVGLTAFLTGVTEPLEFLFVFLAPGLYAVHAVLTGLSLVVTNLFGVLHGFGFSAGAFDMVLNWGLATKPVTLVIIGLAFAVVYFCTFYFAIKVFNLKTPGRDDDEVEQKPVRVVSDSDRAKHYIALLGGKDNLESVSACITRLRLTLADRDRIDESGLKAMGAKGVVKLGSNNLQVILGPQAEIIAGEIKLEMA
- a CDS encoding serine hydrolase domain-containing protein, whose amino-acid sequence is MKFDLPSLTLSTVAAALLLALSSSMVRANPVEKALEVTGAKVNQPVSSAKQPFSNEFVSEARDNLNNFHWQMGGDHSLYYNLRMSEFLPTAIASPNDEYQALSRDINPKLGELRQMTSLGELTLDEYMVHPQFRTQGLILIHKGKVVYESYPGMKSTDRHIWASSAKTTVGLIVAMLAEENKVDHSKSITHYVPQLKKTVWDDVTVLDALNHTTGLDNEETLESILDPDSAVVRFFGAGFGSPREATGEVESWLDVAKDQNKINGESAGKRFRYASLNTTVLTLMIENIEGKPWVDVFEERVWSKMMARQPALFNLTPDGTALPVGLMSSTLEDMARFGLLFTPSWETSAVEPVVSNEMLNRIYNSGNQASYKGSSKYESAPSMFNDQAKYQSYQFDFVFSDGAIAKSGNLGQMLYIDPVKDFVGVVFSTNPYHSGFGEFKAAAYMRAASQMLSTP
- the gap gene encoding type I glyceraldehyde-3-phosphate dehydrogenase, giving the protein MIKIAINGYGRIGRNVLRALYEAGRRDEYQIVAINDLGDAKINAHLTKYDTVHGRFNAQVEEGENALFVNGDEIKTFSERDPSNLPWADLGVDVVFECTGVFRSKDACKPHLDAGAKKVIISAPGSNVDATIVYGVNHETLTSDMTVISNASCTTNCLAPIAKPLNDALGIDKGLMTTIHAYTNDQRLSDVYHSDLYRARAAAQNMIPTATGAAAAVGLVVPELKGKFDGMAVRVPTINVSLVDLSFVAGRETTVEEVNEIVAAAAKSSEAMSKVLHVNYEPLVSMDFNHSPFSSSFDATQTRVQGNLVKVMSWYDNEWGFSNRMLDTAKAFMNA
- a CDS encoding DUF3332 family protein; this encodes MKKIVIKSTTCAFLGLLLSGCVGSNAVTGKVTEFNIKTVDNRYARAGVNFLLAPVYGISTAADYVVFNALEFWTGKNPINGSPHIFDTETESFIEVNDKIDPNLRDAPIKTSSSHNVIRSSQITEIDENSFEMTFNYESGETTTLKGVKSNDMVSFYMNEELVSITTIERLEDFIGKQA
- a CDS encoding helix-turn-helix transcriptional regulator, whose translation is MIALPDNDTLFICTYDNLQPFLTYFDDKGIHWREIARQYHIPEHSLDSGHWLPTRNTLAFLAKLFLSTTEPVGINVGESLTLSHFPQLDKALKDVYCLEKAVDIYVEISQSAFSSHLHIWTEKYQNQWLLCHRSAFPSTMPGFNQIEWYRTLGLLTLCRHYLGANWQPETLWMSMPQYLALSCPEALKHTDIIFGQPFGGIPLPFAEDYEPMQNHLERFDWLTKVKALITTYATLPRFSVFWFSQMIGMSSRTLQRRLREQGTSLSRLRGIARCEKAKLLLTSTDLPVLEVGHLCGYTDLSNFNRAFRSWSGMTAPQYRHSLAST
- the pyk gene encoding pyruvate kinase; amino-acid sequence: MLRRTQLRRTKIVATLGPATQTDEQLTKLIEAGVNVVRLNFSHGDAEDHRTRAEQVRTISTRLGRSIAILGDLQGPKIRIGRFQNGKIHLPDGAEFVLDAELPVDAGDETQVGLAYKDLPNDCKVGDVLLLDDGRLSLQVVNIDGSRIVTTTLDGGELSNNKGINLAGGGLSADALTDKDKDDIRLAADIGVDYLAVSFVRNPEDIELARTLMNQAGGSASILSKIERAEVVSDPELLEAVIRASDAVMVARGDLGVEIGDAELIGVQKNMINEARRLNRPVITATQMMESMIHNTQPTRAEVFDVANAVLDGTDAVMLSGETATGKRPHEVVRAMARICVGAEKNPELIAHVDREAVGSFEETDEAIALAATYAANNLGVKAIVCLTKSGATPLWVSRINTELPIIALTRYKTTERRVALYRGVEAVAFDSGTRYGSEVSDRAIKELKERGLLEPGDRIILTKGESEEVEGGTNTMQIITVK